From Thermococcus barophilus MP:
TTGAAGCCCAAACGTCGGTGTAAATTACATCCGCATCTTTCACAGCGTTAACTGGGTCATGCAGGAGCTCAAAGCTCCCGCCGCTCTCGGCTGCATTCTTTTCAGCCCACTTGATAACCTTCTCATTTGGTTCGTATCCTTCTGGTGTGGCAACCACAACATCTGCACCAAGCTTCGTTCCGGCAATCATGAGGGAGTGGGCAACGTTGTTTCCATCTCCTACATAAACAACCTTAATCCCTTGTATTCTTCCTTTCTTTTCCCAAATTGTCATGTAGTCTGCCAGAGCCTGACATGGATGTGAGAAATCGCTCAAACCGTTGATTACAGGAACACTTGCGTACTTTGCCAGATCCTCAACGTCCTTGTGGGCGTAGACTCTTGCCATAATTCCATCAACATACCTGCTCAGTACACGGGCAGTGTCTGCTATTGTTTCTCCCCTCCTCAGCTGAAGATCCTGGGCATTCAGGTAGAGGGCGTATCCTCCAAGCTGGTACATTCCAACTTCAAAGCTTATTCTTGTTCTTGTTGAGGGCTTCTGGAAAATCATTGCCAAAGTTTTGCCTTCCAAAACGCGATGTGGTTTTCCTATCTTGTTCCATATCTTCATCATCTTTGCTGTTTCAAGAATTGTTTCAATTTCTTCTCTGGTAAAATCCTGTAAGCAGAGAATATCTCTTCCAGCCAAGCTAACTACCATCGGCATCACCATATAAAGCTGATTCTTTTGTTTTAATAACTATTTCGTCGCTAAAAAGTGCTATTTAACGAAAGTTTTGGGGACATATTGACGGTATTATTGACAAACATAAACAGAAATTCTCGTCTCTTTTTCAGAAGTGTTCTGGCAAGACTAATAAGGGCGCAGTGTATCTATAGTTCGGAGGGTTCTCCCGTGGATAGGATAAAGGTTAGGCTCATTAACTATACCCCAAAACCTTTGGAAACCGTAACATGGGCTGCACTGATTTCTTACTGGGAGGAATGGGAAAGTGAAGCATTCGAAAGGACAACAATGGCTGATGTAAGGAGACACTTACCAAAGGTCCTCTCATATGGGCATGAGAGCATCTTGGAGCATGCAGTTTTCACATTTGCGATTGAGGGATGTTCCCGTGTATGTACTCATCAACTAATTCGACACAGAATAGCAAGTTATACACAGCAATCTCATAGGTATATAAAGCTAAATCCACAAGATGTCGAGGAGACATTTTTAATTCCAGAGAGCATTAAAGAGAAGCCTGAACTTTATGAGAAGTGGAAGCAACTCATGGAAGGAGCAATAAGGCTATACAAAGAGGCTTATGAAAATGGTGTTCACCAAGAAGATGCCCGCTATATCCTTCCTCAAGCTGTTAGAACCAAGATTGTTGTAACCATGAATCTTAGGGAACTTAAGCACTTCTTTGGTCTCAGAACATGTGAAAGGGCTCAGTGGGAGATAAATTATGTTGCGTGGAAAATGCTGGAGGAGATTTCAAAAGTTGAAGAGCTAAATCCGATAATCAAATGGGCAAAGTTAGGTCCGAGGTGCATTCAGCTTGGATACTGTCCAGAGCGGGAGCTGATGCCGGAAGGCTGTCTTAAGAGAACAAGAGAGAAGTGGATGGAAATAGCGGAGGGCTGATGGGAGTTTTGAGTTCATGAGGGTGAGATCATTATAGAGCAAGGGACGGTAAAGTAAAAATCCTCCTCTGATTGGCAGGATTTTCATATTAATTTTGATTTTTTGTCTTTTTTAGAAAAATTCTTGGGAAAATTATATAAACGTCAATACTGAGTGCAGTATGGTGAACATAAATTGAAATTAGAAAAATTTTTTGAGAGCCTCAAAGCTGGCGAGACCGTTCTTATTGAGCATGATTCCAAATCTGTTCCAGTTCATTCATTTTACTCACTGACCAAATGCGCGGGGAACATGAGGGTTCTTGTTGACGACTTCTTGGACACGCTGTATATCTATAAGGTGCATCTTGAGCTTTCTGGAACTGATACCTCGAAATTTGAGGATCTGCAGGTTATTAAAATTGGGGGAGTGAAAAGTGTTGGAAAGATCGTGGGAAAAATTAGCTCCCGCGGAGGTGTTATACTGAGGAGAGAATACCAAATGATCTACGAGAATGCCATTGATGATGGCTCTCTGGTCATAAATCCAGTTTTAGGAATAGAAAAGCTCCTCATCTTGGGATCCTCAAGACTTGAGGTCTTAGAAACTTTGGCAGAGATTTCCTCCAGGCTTGGAGACAAAAGGAGAATCGCCGTGTATTTCGTTGACAAATCTGTTTTGAAAACCGGAGAGTTCAACCCACTCCCGATTATGGAATTCCTTTCAACAACAGTCGTTAATGTGGAAAAGAGAGGAAGGGTATACACTTTTGAGGTCTTGAAGTCAATAAACCCCGAGTTGGACGGGAAGACCTACAGCTATGATCTTGATGTTGTAGAATGATGCTCCTCACTTAAAACTTCTTCAAGAGCCCTCTTCAGCTCTTTGTAGCTCTCTTCCATTGCCTGTGGAATCACTTTTACATCGGCTAAAACCGGCATGAAGTTCGTATCCCCATTCCATCTTGGAACGATGTGAAGATGAACATGGTCATCTATACCAGCTCCAGCAACTCTGCCTAAGTTAACACCCATGTTAAACCCATCGGGATTCATCGCCCTCTTTAGGGCTTTTATCATCAGTTGAGAAAGCTTCATTATCTCCAAAAGCTCATCATCGGTTAAATCCTCCCACTTTCCAACATGTCTATAGGGGGCAATCATGACATGACCCGGATTGTACGGATAATTGTTCATGATTATAAATGCATATTTTCCTCTGTACAGAATTAATCTTTCCTCATCCCTGTTCTCCTTTGGAAAGTCACAGAAAATACATCCATTGTGTTTTGGAGACCTTATGTATCTAATTCTCCATGGTGCCCATATGATTTTCAACCTCTCACCTCCATGAGAGGCAACGCTGATAAATTAAAAAGCTTTTCCCAGAAATCTTTAAGAAATCTCATTCTAAACTTGGAGCAAAGTGAGGTGGTTGGAATGAAGAGAAAGGGAATCTTGATTATCATAGATGGTCTTGGAGACAGACCCATAAAGGAATTTGGCGGAAAAACGCCATTGGAATATGCAAACACACCAAACCTTGATAAGCTTGCTAAAATAGGGATCCTTGGACTGCAGGATCCGATAAAACCCGGACAGCCGGCAGGAAGCGACACAGCTCATCTCTCAATCTTTGGATACAATCCCTATAAAACCTACAGGGGAAGAGGGTTTTTTGAGGCATTAGGCGTTGGTTTGGACTTGGATAAAGATGATTTAGCTTTCAGGGTGAACTTTGCAACCATTAAAAACGGAATAATTGTTGACAGAAGAGCGGGGAGGATTTCAACTGAGGAAGCTCACGAGCTGGCAAAAGCGATTCAAGAAAACGTTAAGCTTCCAGTTGAGTTCATATTCAAGGGTGCAACTGGGCACAGGGCAGTCTTGGTGCTTAAGGGGATGGCTAAGGGTTACAAAGTCGGTGAGAATGATCCACATGAGGCAGGTAAACCACCGCACAAATTCACATATGGGGATGAAGAGAGCAGGAAAGTTGCTGAGATTCTTGAGGAGTTTGTTCAAAAAGCTCATGAGGTTCTTGAAAACCATCCAGTCAACGAGAAGAGAAGAAAAGAAGGCAAGCCCGTTGCCAACTATCTTCTCATTAGAGGGGCTGGAACCTATCCAGATATTCCCATGAAGTTCACTGAACAATGGGGGGTGAAAGCTGCTGCTGTCCTTGCCACTGCTCTGGTTAAAGGTGTTGCAAGGGCTATTGGCTTTGACGTGTTCACACCGGAAGGAGCTACTGGTGAGTATAACACTGACGAAATGGCAAAGGCTAAAGCGGCTGTTGAACTGTTGAAGGATTATGATTTTGTATTTGTTCATTTCAAACCCACAGATGCTGCAGGGCACGACAACAAGCCAAAGCTCAAGGCAGAGATGGTTGAGAAAGCCGACAGAATGATCGGCTACATCATCGAGAACATTGACCTGGAAAAGACGGTTATAGCTGTGACCGGTGACCACTCAACTCCATGTGAGGTCATGAACCACAGCGGTGATCCGGTACCTCTCTTAATAGCCGGGGGAGGAGTTAGAACTGACTATGCAGAGAGCTTTGGAGAAAGGGAGTGCATGCGCGGCGGCATTGGAAGGGTCAAAGGACATGACATAGTCCCAATGATGATGGATCTGATGGGAAGAACAGAGAAGTTTGGAGCTTGATTCGATTTCTTTGCTTCCCTTATATTTTAATCTCACTTGAGCTTTTCGATCCTCTTCAGAGTTCTGTTATAAAGTGGACATAATATTTGGAAAGGTAGCTTGCTCTAAGAACTAACATAAGGGAGAAAAGAAAAGGGGTCACATGGTTGAGAGTATCTTTGTCGTGATATCGTTACCCTGCTTATCGTAAATTCTGTAGTAGCACTTGCACGGGAACTTCATTGCTGCTCTCCTCATTGCCTCAAGGGCAAACTTGAGGTGCTGCCTGTTAACCCTAACTGTAACTATCTTCTGGTCTCTCTTAAGCCTGGCGGCAAGTCCAATTGGCTTTCCAAATGGTCTCCTCATACCGTTTCCATAACGGTCTGCCTTTCTTCCGGTAGCCATTGGGTTTTCTCTGAGGACTTGGAACGGATAAACCCTGATCTTGAAGTGGTAGTTGCTCCTACCGACATTTTTCTGGAGGTATCTGTTCACCTGAATTCTCACTGCTTCAAGGGCGTTCTGTCTTATCTGGACAGGCTCAGCTGTGTGCAAACTAACCTCGAACTCAAAATCTCCAGCAGGATTTCCCATGTCAAAGATTGTGATCTTTGGACCGGGGGCACCTCTTATGTACTCTCTCCTTGTGTAAGCCGGTTTGTCAACGTATCTGTCAATCTTGGCTGGTCTCAAAGCCATTCAACTCACCTCCATAATGAGCGTAACCTAAACTTAGGAAATCTACTCAGCTTATAAAAGTTTTGGAGTGCAGAGTTTTCAGGCTGCTCAATCTATATAAATTTTTTGCAATCGAAACATGCTACCTCTTGCCATTTAGCATCACGGCAATCCCGAACAGCAGAAGTGACACCGGAGCAAATATCAGCAGTGCAGCTTTTAAAACAATCCCTAATATTGCAACTTCACCTAAGGAATAGGCAAGTCCAAAGACCAACTGCCCAGCAGTTGTGGATATATTCCTAACAGCGTTTATCCCTCCAATAGTAGCTGAGGCTCTCTTTGCTGACGCTAATAAACTTCTTGAGATTGGTCTGAAGGTTTGAGCGGCAAATATTGCCATTAAAATACCGAGGAATACAGTAATCGGATTTTTGATCGCTGCTAAAATTGGTGACACTCCAGCCAGAATTGATACAGTTATAAGGACTTTTCTCTCATTGCCCAAATCAGCGAACTTTGAAGGAATGTATGCCAAAAGTGTCGCTATGAAACCTATGAGTCCAATTAGCGTTGTTGCAGTTCCTCTATCCAAATTTAGCGTTTCGGCAACATAGACATAGGTTATCTCACCAGAGGTGAACGCTGCGAGGAATGAAATCAAAGCAGATAGGATTAAAATTTTCTTTGCATCAACTGGAGCTTCGCCTTCTTTTGTGTCTTTTTCTCTTTTGGGGACTATCTTTTCGTAGAGAAGCCAGTATGAAAGCAACATACAGAGAGCCGTCAGGAAAAAGAAAAGAGATGCAAGGTACATCTGTCCTTTTAGTCCGAACTCTTGAGTTAGAGCGTAAGTGTAGTTGCCCAAAAGCCCGGCGAAGTTTCCGAAGATAAAGTACAAAGCTGTGACCCTGCTTCTGATCTCTTTGGGAGATGAAACAGCAATAACAAACTGGGCAATCGGCCACGCAATACCGTTCAGAAAGCCGTTCATGAGCTTGATTCCAACAACATGGATCCATGAAGAGGTGAATGGATACAGATTGACAGCTAGGGCATTGCCAGTCATTGCAAGGGCACCAAGATAGACTAAGCCTTTCCTTTTCTCTAAGAGTAAACCGCTAAAAAGCGCAGAGAGGGATCGGGCTAAAATAAAAGAAGCTGAAATTACAGAGATGTTCACCATTGAGGCTTTAAGAATATCCCTGGTATAGAATGCAACGGCAGGGACGGCTAATCTAAAAGCCAGAGTTCCGGTAAAAGCCGATGCAATGAGAAGTGCTATTCCAAGACCCTGCTTTTTCATGGCACTCAGAATGGATGTGCAATGGGAATATTAAAACTTATCTCTTTGCGTGATGATGAAGGTATAAACACATCTAAGAATACCTTTTTATACAATCTTTCCGCACTATTGAGTGAGGTGGTGTTTATGCAGATGCAGTTTGAAGATGCTTACAAGGAAGTTTATGAGATCGTTAAGCCGAGATACAAGCTCTTCACAGCTGGTCCAGTTGC
This genomic window contains:
- a CDS encoding DUF257 family protein, which codes for MQYGEHKLKLEKFFESLKAGETVLIEHDSKSVPVHSFYSLTKCAGNMRVLVDDFLDTLYIYKVHLELSGTDTSKFEDLQVIKIGGVKSVGKIVGKISSRGGVILRREYQMIYENAIDDGSLVINPVLGIEKLLILGSSRLEVLETLAEISSRLGDKRRIAVYFVDKSVLKTGEFNPLPIMEFLSTTVVNVEKRGRVYTFEVLKSINPELDGKTYSYDLDVVE
- a CDS encoding 2,3-bisphosphoglycerate-independent phosphoglycerate mutase; amino-acid sequence: MKRKGILIIIDGLGDRPIKEFGGKTPLEYANTPNLDKLAKIGILGLQDPIKPGQPAGSDTAHLSIFGYNPYKTYRGRGFFEALGVGLDLDKDDLAFRVNFATIKNGIIVDRRAGRISTEEAHELAKAIQENVKLPVEFIFKGATGHRAVLVLKGMAKGYKVGENDPHEAGKPPHKFTYGDEESRKVAEILEEFVQKAHEVLENHPVNEKRRKEGKPVANYLLIRGAGTYPDIPMKFTEQWGVKAAAVLATALVKGVARAIGFDVFTPEGATGEYNTDEMAKAKAAVELLKDYDFVFVHFKPTDAAGHDNKPKLKAEMVEKADRMIGYIIENIDLEKTVIAVTGDHSTPCEVMNHSGDPVPLLIAGGGVRTDYAESFGERECMRGGIGRVKGHDIVPMMMDLMGRTEKFGA
- a CDS encoding MFS transporter; the protein is MKKQGLGIALLIASAFTGTLAFRLAVPAVAFYTRDILKASMVNISVISASFILARSLSALFSGLLLEKRKGLVYLGALAMTGNALAVNLYPFTSSWIHVVGIKLMNGFLNGIAWPIAQFVIAVSSPKEIRSRVTALYFIFGNFAGLLGNYTYALTQEFGLKGQMYLASLFFFLTALCMLLSYWLLYEKIVPKREKDTKEGEAPVDAKKILILSALISFLAAFTSGEITYVYVAETLNLDRGTATTLIGLIGFIATLLAYIPSKFADLGNERKVLITVSILAGVSPILAAIKNPITVFLGILMAIFAAQTFRPISRSLLASAKRASATIGGINAVRNISTTAGQLVFGLAYSLGEVAILGIVLKAALLIFAPVSLLLFGIAVMLNGKR
- the thyX gene encoding FAD-dependent thymidylate synthase, giving the protein MDRIKVRLINYTPKPLETVTWAALISYWEEWESEAFERTTMADVRRHLPKVLSYGHESILEHAVFTFAIEGCSRVCTHQLIRHRIASYTQQSHRYIKLNPQDVEETFLIPESIKEKPELYEKWKQLMEGAIRLYKEAYENGVHQEDARYILPQAVRTKIVVTMNLRELKHFFGLRTCERAQWEINYVAWKMLEEISKVEELNPIIKWAKLGPRCIQLGYCPERELMPEGCLKRTREKWMEIAEG
- a CDS encoding 50S ribosomal protein L16, translating into MALRPAKIDRYVDKPAYTRREYIRGAPGPKITIFDMGNPAGDFEFEVSLHTAEPVQIRQNALEAVRIQVNRYLQKNVGRSNYHFKIRVYPFQVLRENPMATGRKADRYGNGMRRPFGKPIGLAARLKRDQKIVTVRVNRQHLKFALEAMRRAAMKFPCKCYYRIYDKQGNDITTKILSTM
- the argF gene encoding ornithine carbamoyltransferase: MVVSLAGRDILCLQDFTREEIETILETAKMMKIWNKIGKPHRVLEGKTLAMIFQKPSTRTRISFEVGMYQLGGYALYLNAQDLQLRRGETIADTARVLSRYVDGIMARVYAHKDVEDLAKYASVPVINGLSDFSHPCQALADYMTIWEKKGRIQGIKVVYVGDGNNVAHSLMIAGTKLGADVVVATPEGYEPNEKVIKWAEKNAAESGGSFELLHDPVNAVKDADVIYTDVWASMGQEAEAEMRRKIFKPFQVNKELVKHAKPDYIFMHCLPAHRGEEVTDDVIDSPNSVVWDQAENRLHAQKAALALVMGGIKI
- a CDS encoding HIT family protein; translation: MKIIWAPWRIRYIRSPKHNGCIFCDFPKENRDEERLILYRGKYAFIIMNNYPYNPGHVMIAPYRHVGKWEDLTDDELLEIMKLSQLMIKALKRAMNPDGFNMGVNLGRVAGAGIDDHVHLHIVPRWNGDTNFMPVLADVKVIPQAMEESYKELKRALEEVLSEEHHSTTSRS